AAAGATGAGGATTGTAAATTATTAACTACTGTTCCAGGAGTTGGTATTATAGTAGCAATGACATACAAAGCTGCAATAGATGATGCATATAGGTTTGAAACATCTTATGCAGTTGGAGCCTATATGGGATTGAGCCCAAGACAGTACGCTTCTGGAGAGATTGATCGGCATGGAAGTATATCAAAAATGGGACCAGTAGAATGTAGGAATGTGTTGTACGAAGCAGCACAAGTCTTACTGGTAAAATGTAAAAGGAAATTTAAATTGAGAAGCTGGGTTGCAAAAAAGAAGGGTATGAAGAAAGCAATTGTTGCCGTAGCGCGGAAGTTGTCTGTAATTATGCATAGGATATTGGTTAGTAAAACAGAATTTTGTTATCAATAAATGCAAAAAGTAGATAATTTGATGTAAAGTAAAGATAGCAATGCCGATGGAAGGGATAAGCAAGATCCTAGGTTGAAGCATAGACTTCGTAAGACACATGTTGCCGTCCACTTCCGCCTAACAAGTATAGTGCGGCTTGGCTAAAATACAAATTAGCCATATCAGACCGCGGAGAGAACCATGGAAGCATGCTATTTTAACTTATATTAAGACTATGGAGGGAAAGAATGATACCTTAGTTTTTATAATCTTAATGAATATGTGGATAAATACTTTAAATGTGTGTGGCGTATTTATCCACATATTCATTGGCTGCATAATTTAAAAGGGATTAATTAGAAATTTAGTGCTGGTGTTTTTATTGCCAATAAAACCCCTTTTGATTGAATAAGATAATACGATAGTAAATAAAAGGTTGTATCAGACCTGAGTTTTACATCAAAAAATATTTTTCATGATACAAAAAATTATTATTGACTTTCATGCAATTAGAGAACCTATGAGCAAAGATGGTAAAGTGATAGGAGATGCTCATTATCTAGAAAGAGTACAGGAGTTTGTCGATGCTAACTTAGTACAAGAACTGATTTATGAAAATTTGAAGAAAGAAGAACATACATATCAAAATCTTCAAGACATTCAGAGACAGTTATCTGAAGAAAAGCCACCACAATTACCTCCTAAATCTGAAAACTCAAATGTGGATGCTAAACCACTATTACCTCTTAAAAAAAGGAAGTTAAACAAAGTACATACTGATAGTGGTGTAGCTGTCAATGGTAAAAATAAAGAACAAGTATACACTAAAAACATCTCCTTAAGGGAGCAACATGAAGCAGATCATCGTTACTATATCCCACTAGATCTAAAAACTGATATGCAAAAACTGCACAGCTCTCTTCAAGAAGATCATTTTTCCAAAAAAGCAATATATGTTATTTGTAGTTTATTTAAAGAGAAAGTAATTAGGGCAATAAGAGAACGAGGCGATGAAGTACCTGAAAATAGTGAAAATGAATTTACTATTGAATCAACTGATCATTATGGAGATTATAGCAAAATAACTGTTGACTCTCTAACTCAAATCATGGCTCAGGTTCAGAAAAAAAAGAAAGAAATCAAAGATCTTGCTAGCAATTATAAAGGAGAAGATAACCAGCTAAGGCAAGAAATATCAGAGTTATTAAACGTTAATCTGCAAAAGACGGATATAAACTCAAATTACGCAACCAGAAACCCGTCTGAAAGGCAACAAGCAGCATCATCTCCTAGAAGGTATATAAAAGTTACACAAGATAAAAATACAGGAAATAATACTTCTGAAAGAGATAAAAGAGAAAAAGGTAAAAAAACTGATTTAAGAAGTAAAATATTGCGTTATGTACCATGGAGAACAGCAAAAAAAGGAGTTGAGGAAAAAGGCAAACTAATACAGAGCTTTGACAATCCTGTCTATTCTCATGGTATAGAGTTAAATGGTGATAAAAAAGAGGTTAGTAGTGCAAAACAGCCAGTTGAGGGTAGTAAAGTCGAAGCTGAGTTGAAAAGAAGAGCAAGTGCAGAAAGTCAAAAGCAAAGTGCTGAGCGGTAGACAAACTGGTATAGGTAGGTAAATCCATGTTAAAGAAAGCTCTTAATGAGAGAAAGCTAACCGCACTGACAGAAAAGATCTATTTTTGCTATAAATTTACCATGAGTTTTTCTAATTACTCTCAAACAAATTATCTTTAATTTAGCAACATATATCACTAATAACTTAAATAATCAATCACTTCCAGAACCAAAAGGTAGCTCCGTGAGAACAATTTTTCTTGGAATGGGTAGGTCTAGAGTTAAGGTCTTGGATATTTTTGAGCACCTTTAGTAAGTAAGCGTTTCCTCCATTTTCAAGTTTGAGGTTTAGAAAGTTTTTACTATTTGTATTGCTCTGCCTCTGGTGCTCTCTCCTTTGATGGTAATTTTTATATCATTACACTCCAAATATAATATATTGCAAATGTTATGCCAAAGAGTATAATAAAATCTATATCAAATACTTTATAAGAAAAAGTGGTGGTAGAGGCAAAATTAAACACTAATAAGAAGATGCTAGAGTTTGAAAAAGCAGCAAGAATATTATTGAAAGGTTAAATGGAGTGTGATATAATATATAGCGTAAAAATTTAAGTAATCTTATTGACATCTTTACATTAATAGTTCTTAAATGTTTAGTACTGTAGAATTAAATTATTAAGTTTTATGAGTGGAGTAAAAATGGTAGAAAGCTTTCCAGGCAACAACAAAGACAGTAATTTAATTGAGGGGGCAAAAACGATGGAAAATTTTTTAAATAATAACGAAAACGGTAGCTCAATCTTCCAAGGAAAAATCAGGGAGCAAGATTTCTCTGCGGAGCAGAAGTTAAATGAACTGAAAGCAGCCATAGAGAAGCTTGACAGACAAGATTTGCTCAGAAGGCTCGAGTGTGAGCGTCAGGCCTCTAGTTGTGTCGATGAAATATCATCTCAAGCAGAGCTACATATCGGAGAAGGAGATGATGAGGATTACTTCAATGGTGAAAGAGAAAGAGTACTAGGAGATTTCTGGAATTTCTTTGAATCTCTCTTCAACCTCTTTGAAGTAGATGTAGATGATCCGAAAATCTACCAAATGCTCAAGGAGAAGAAAGAAAAAAACCTGATTGCTGCGATAATTAAGTTTTTGCGTGATAAGCTTAAGGAGTTAATTAAGAAGATTTTTGCACGCGATTTAAGTTTCGATCAGAGGTTGGACAAAGAGATAAAAGAATTGCAGGAAAAATTAAACAGTGGTGAGTTATCAGAAGAAGAGTTTGCAAGGGCGTTAGAGAGGCTCAAAGCTCTACAAAATCTAACGCCTACGACAATGTTACAAAAAATAATATAGAGTTCAAAAGCGTGATTTCTAGGGAGTTTCTGCGCTCAAAGGCAAATTAAAAGGTTGAACCTAGAAGCTATACGAAAAGTCTGGTTGGTAGAAGTCCTCGCGATTGAGTGTCATTTCTATAACTTTCCCCTTACTATTACCCACAAATATGAACGTTTGTTGCATAGCTCTTAACGGCAAACTTTTGCTTGAAATAACTGTTTATATGGTACAATTTACAGCTTTTAGTTGCTAAAATTATAACTCTTAATTTAATAATTTTAATCTAATAATCTTTCAAGTTAATAAAATTATTTGAGTAAATACAATACCATGTCTTTAATTTGTGGGCAATAGTAAGATTTTTAATAAAATTAGTTGCCAAGAATACCACAATAGAGTAGATGTGAGTTTTAAAATTTTGCAAAAATTTACAGCAAAAAAGTTGGAAGCAGAACCCTTTTTAACTCATCTTTTTGAGACTTTTGACAATGTTTTAGAACTGAAGAAGGAAAAGGGTATTGTTTTTATTGACTTACCTGTGTATTCACGCTAATCACTGAAGAATTAGTGAGTAATGGTTATACAATATGAATGGTGGGGCATCAAGCAAGAAAAATAAAAAATTAATTAACATTTTAAATCAGTTAGAAAGCGGTAGCAAGCTATTAAGTGATCACAAATCACTTATTGAACGTATAAAGAAGCGTCTACAAGCAGGAGCTGATCCAAATGTACCAAACGAAAAAGATGGAAAAACTCTGTTACATTACGCTGCTGAAAATAACTGGCTTCAAGTTATAGAATTGCTTTTACAAAAAAGAGCTAATCCAAATGTACAAGATCAAAGTGGAAAGATTCCATTTGAGTATGCTACTGAAGATAAGTGCTGTCAAGCTTTGAAGGGTTCGAGTTATGATTTAGATAATTCTCGTAAAAATGAAGAGAATCTGCCAACACCTGATGGTTCAGTAGGTGAAAGTGGTGATTCTCGTGAAAATGAAAAGAATCCGGCAAATAGCCCTAATAACGACAACTTGACTTTTACAGATCAACAGACAAGCTCAGAATCGCCAGAAGTTATTAATTCGTCAGATAGTGAGAACTCAGAAGACAGTTCGGACTGTGATAATAGGGATAACAATATTTCAAGACTTAATAATTTAGCGTATGAAAGTATTGTAAACAAAAATAATAAGCAAATTCATGAGTATGACTTTAAAGCAAAAATAAAAGACGGATACTTTTGTATAGAATATCCACAAGATAGTATTATTGAACCTGCAAAAATCTTAAACAATGAAAAAGCTAAAGAGTTAAATTTAAAAGTCGGCACACTTAAAATTGGGGAGAGTAAAGTAAGAGTTGAAAGCATAGACGGAAAGAGAAATTATACAGATATCTTAGGTAGCATTAAAATGTCTTTTACCACTGAGGCAGGAGAGATTAGTATTTACCTACATCCTAGTGAGAAAGATAGTAATAAAATAGAGGTAGAGATTGATAAAGAGAGCGAAGCAAGGCTTAACAAGTTAAAGGCTGAGAAGAAAAGTTTAGGAGAAAACTGTCTTTTGGGAAGAAAAAGTGTTCTGAAAGCTATAGAAGATAAAGGTTTTGAGAAAAATGGTAGTGTGTCTACAAAGACTACTAAGGATGATCCATCTACTGATCTTATGCAACCTCGTCCAGAGCAAGCAGCAAGAGAAAAAAGCAATAGCCCCACCAGGTAATGTATTTTTCAAGATAAGACTTTAAGAAATTAATCATAAATGTTCATACGTATTAAATTAGAGCAGATAGTATAAAAAGCAGCAATTAACACAAGAGCTAAAGGCAAATAGCGATCATTGAAATTGTGCCACACAATGACAAACTCACTCGAAATTGTTCCGGTGATAGAGTCTGGCAGGGTTTTTCTGCCACAGCAAGCGGTATGATTTTGAGTATGAGATTTTAATGTTCCCAGAAGCCCGTTATGATGCGTTGCAATGAAAATTAACACCAGTGCTTTCAGACCCCAGTTATGGATTAACCAACGAAGTAAAGCTGAGAAATACAGGGCTTTTTCGATTGCATTGAATAGACTTCTTTCAAAATTGGAAAAGAGCAAAAAATTAGTATAAAATCATACATTTAAAAGTATGAGATATGAAGAAACTAAGGAGTTAGATGAAGAGAAGTTTCGTCGTCTGACAGGAGTAAAGAAGGCAACTTTCAACAGGATGGTAGAAATTTTAGATGAAGAAGATAGAAGGAAAAAAGCAAAAAGTGGGCGTAAAAGCAAGCTCTGTATAGAAGACAGGCTACTTATGGCATTGGAATATCTTCGTGAATATCGGACATATTTCCACATTGGTCGAAGTTATGGTATGAGCGAAAGTACGACCTATAAAATCATAAAGTGGATTGAAAATACATTGGTAAAACATCCGGATTTTGCATTGCCAGGGCGAAAAGAGGTTCTAAAAAGTGATATAGAATATGAGGTTTTAGTGATAGATGCAACAGAAACTCCTGTGGAAAGACCCAAAAAAAGCAAAAAAGATTTTATTCAGGAAAAAAGAAAAAGCACAGTATAAAAACACAGATTATTTCGGAAAAAGAAAGCAAAAAGATCATTTGCACGTCTTTTTCAAATGGTAGGAAACATGATTTTCGGCTTTTTAAACCTCAGTTATGGATTAGAAAATAGATAAAAGTATAACTAAGAAGAGGGAAACAGGGTAAACTCGAGTATTTTAGTAATAATAAGAGGTTACCCATGAAGAAAGATATTACAGAACTGTACTGTTGCGTCGAGGATTTTTGTCGTGCGGTAGATGATAATTTTGCAAATAGGTTCTTATCAAACGGCAAAAAACCAACCAGAGTACCAGAAATAGCGCACTCAGAAATTCTAACCATAATCCTATTATACCATAAATCACCATGTAAAAACTTCAAGGCTTTTTATCTTTGTTATCTTCAGTTATTCTATAGATCAGAGTTTTCAAAGCTGCCTTCATATCACAGATTTATTGCCTTAAAGCCGCGAGTTTTGTGGTATTTAGCATTACTTTTGCAATGGTTTTGTGAACAAGCAAAAATGACCGGGATTTCCTACATAGATTCTACTTCAATAGCAGTATGCCATCGAAAAAGAATCTCAAGAAATAAGGTTTTCAAAGGATTAGCAGAGTTAGGAAAGAATACTTACGGCTGGTTTTTTGGTTTTAAATTACATGTAGTAATCAATGAAATAGGTGAAATTCAAGGTGTTACGCTAACCAGAGGTAACGTCGATGACAGAAAACCTGTACCAACTCTAACCAAAAAACTAACTGGACTTTTGTTTGGAGATAAGGGCTATATAAAGAAAGAGCTCTTTGAGAAACTATTCGATAGAGGTCTAAAACTCGTCACTAAAGTGAAAAAAGGTATGAAAAATGCACTGATTTCGCTGAAAGAGAAGATTTTACTAGGGAAAAGATCGATTGTTGAAACGGTTTTTGGCTGCCTAAAAAACAAATTTGAACTTGAGCACACTCGGCATAGATCCACAGTAAATTTCTTGGTACATATTTTTTCTACCCTCATTTCTTATTCAATGCAATCGAAAAAGCCCTGTATTTCTCAGCTTTACTTCGTTGGTTAATCCATAACTGGGGTTTTAAGGAGTCAAAAGTGCACATACTACCAAGTATCAAAGTCCTAGCAGATAGCGGTTACAGAGGTCTACAAAAAATTCACGCAAATGTTGAATTGCCACATAGAAAAACGAAAAAGCACCCATTGACTAAGAAACAAAAGCAAGAAAATCAAGAGCTTGCAAGCAAAAGAGTTGTGGTTGAGAATGTAATCGGTTTGCTTAAAAGATTTAAAATTATTGCAGATAAATATCGCAATCGGCGAAAACGTTTTGGATTGAGATTCAATTTGATAGCTGGAATTTACAATCTAGAGTTGATGATGTGAATTTTGAAAGAGGTCTAATAAGAAATGAGGGTAGAAAAAATATGTACCAAGAAATTTACTGTGGATCTATGCCGAGTGTGCTCAAGTTCAAATTTGTTTTTTAGGCAGCCAAAAACCGTTTCAACAATCGATCTTTTCCCTAGTAAAATCTTCTCTTTCAGCGAAATCAGTGCATTTTTCATACCTTTTTTCACTTTAGTGACGAGTTTTAGACCTCTATCGAATAGTTTCTCAAAGAGCTCTTTCTTTATATAGCCCTTATCTCCAAACAAAAGTCCAGTTAGTTTTTTGGTTAGAGTTGGTACAGGTTTTCTGTCATCGACGTTACCTCTGGTTAGCGTAACACCTTGAATTTCACCTATTTCATTGATTACTACATGTAATTTAAAACCAAAAAACCAGCCGTAAGTATTCTTTCCTAACTCTGCTAATCCTTTGAAAACCTTATTTCTTGAGATTCTTTTTCGATGGCATACTGCTATTGAAGTAGAATCTATGTAGGAAATCCCGGTCATTTTTGCTTGTTCACAAAACCATTGCAAAAGTAATGCTAAATACCACAAAACTCGCGGCTTTAAGGCAATAAATCTGTGATATGAAGGCAGCTTTGAAAACTCTGATCTATAGAATAACTGAAGATAACAAAGATAAAAAGCCTTGAAGTTTTTACATGGTGATTTATGGTATAATAGGATTATGGTTAGAATTTCTGAGTGCGCTATTTCTGGTACTCTGGTTGGTTTTTTGCCGTTTGATAAGAACCTATTTGCAAAATTATCATCTACCGCACGACAAAAATCCTCGACGCAACAGTACAGTTCTGTAATATCTTTCTTCATGGGTAACCTCTTATTATTACTAAAATACTCGAGTTTACCCTGTTTCCCTCTTCTTAGTTATACTTTTATCTATTTTCTAATCCATAACTGAGGTTTGTAATACTCCATCCGAGTCTTTTGCTTGCTTCAAACTTTTCGATAAATTGCTTTTTAATTTCTTCCTCTGATGTTATAGAACTTATGCTAATTTTGCTGTGGATATCTATTTCAATAATATTGCAACTTACCACTTCAATTGTATCTGTTAAAATCCTCACATCCTCCCTGTTTAGCTGATTTCTGACAATTTCTAGTAATTCTTTTGGCGGTATGCCAGTTGTGGATAATTGTGTTGATAAGATTGAAACTTGTACTTTTCCTGGTACCAGAGATTCTACTAATGCATCTTTTACTCTCATATCCGCTAATAATGCATAATACCGATAATTTCCTCCTGTGCTCCAACCTATTATCTTTGCTTTAATTCTTTTTCTAAATCGTTCATCATCTTCTTCTTTTTCCCTTTCTACACCATAAAACTCAGCTAAATTATCAAGATCTTCTCCTGTTGCAAATTTTAGTAAATTGCTTTTTACCGCTTCATTTATTCTTTGTCTCAGCAAAAGTTCTCGCCATGCTGCTACTTCTAAAATCCTTATCGCTGGGTCACTTTCTACTAATGCTGTAAAACTTGCGTCAAGCTTCACCAACTCTTCCTTCATCCGAGAAAAAATCTCTTCAAAGTTCAGTGGTTCAGGCTGCTGCATTTTTAAACAACTACTCCATTAATATTTATGAACTTACCTTCTGAAAGATAGACACCTTCTAAATTCAATGTTACTCTCCCTTCTTTAACTTCAGCAATCTTTACTTTTTCTAACTTAAATCTCCTCTCAAATTTCCCCAGTGCTTCTGCTGTTGCTGCGTAAATTTCTAGTGTTAAATCACGATTAACTGGCTTATCTACTATAGTACTTTTCATAATAGTCCAAATAAGGTAAAATAAGGATTTGTAGTAGTGAAGGTAGGTATGCCAGCAGCATATAGTTATGACTTAAGGAAAAAAGCAATGGAAGCTCTAGACGAGGGAGAAAGCAGAGAAACAGTGGCAGCAAGATTTAAAATTGGACGAACTACTTTGTGGGAGTGGCAGCAAAGAAGAAAAGAAACAGGTGACTTTCAATCAAAAAAACTTGGAAATGGAGGTTACAATCACAAAATTACCGACTGGGATGCCTTTGCTAAATTTGCCAGAGAAAACGGAGGAAAGACTCTATTGGAAATGGCTAAACTTTGGAGCAACGTTAGTATCCAAACTATCCACCGAGCCCTGAAAAAAATTGGATTTACACGCAAAAAAAGACCTATGGGTACAAGGAAAGAAGCGAAGAAAAACGTGCTAAATTCTTGAAAATTATAGCAACAAAAGAACCTAAAAACTTAGTGTATATAGATGAGTCTGGCATTGACAACACTGAAGACTACCCCTATGGATATTGTCAGAAGGGACAGCGGTTTTATGCCCTAAAATCTGGGAAGAAAACTCAACGAATCAGTATGATTGCAGCTTTAAGTGAAAGAAAAATAGTTGCTCCATTAACCTTTGAAGGCCACTGTAATATGGATATTTTTAATGGATGGTTTGAGCAATTTTTGATACCGACCTTGGAACCTGGACAAACTGTCATTCTTGACAATGCTACTTTTCATAAGTCTGATAAGATCATTAAGCTTGCTAAAGGGATTGGTGCAGAAATTTTGTATCTGCCACCGTATTCTCCAGATTTTAACAAAATTGAACATCATTGGTTTGCTATAAAAAACAGAGTCAGGAAAAACATTCCTCTATTCAAGTCTTTTCGTCATGCTGTTGATTCTGCCTTTCTATGATCTGTTCGGATTATTATGAGAAGTGCTATAATTCAAATAGCCTGGATCCATAATCCCTTCTCATTATTCTACTGTTAATAGGAGTGGTCAGTATATCAATTATCGATTGCTTTAAGTGCTCTATTCCTTCTAACTCTTTCCCTGTTTTAGCATCCATACCCTTCATTTCTATTTTGCAAAGACGCTTTCACTGCCTTTTATTACTTTAAACCCACATGAAACTATATCTCCTACTCTTCCTACACTAAGACCATTTGCAAACACTGTTTTTGATACTTGAATCATTACTTTTCCTTCACTAAAACTGTCTCCTTGTCTACATATTGACTTACCGTTTACAAAAACATTATTACTGCCGCTAATACAGAAATGTGGTATAGCTTCTCCACAGTAGTCTCCTAACCTCACTATTCCTTTGTTCAATTTAAGTCGATCCTTTCTGCTTTCAGTTTTATTCCACTTTTTGTCATTTCTATGCTCGATTCTCCAGCTTTCAGTGTTATTTTATCTACTACTTCAATCTCTAAATGATGTTTATCTTTATCGTATGACAACTTTGTTCCATCTTGAAATGTTAAGCTACTCACCTCTTTTTTATTTTCTGGTGCAGAGTACTTTTGTTGATATATTCCAAGAAGTACTACTCCTAAAGATAATTCTCCCAGCGGGGAAAGTATAACTACTTGCTCATCAATATCTGGCGGACACCAATCTCTATCTTTTCCTGCTTTACTTGTTATCCACGGTAAATAATCTGTTAAAAATTCTCCTATTTTCACTCTTACTTTTGCTTTTTCATAATCTATTTCTTCTACAACTCCTATACGAACAATGTTGGCCAATTTCCTCTGTAATTCCGAAATTGCAAAATTATTTTCTAACATTTATTTCACCGATTTCTATTTTGTGTGGCCTAAATTTTCCTTTTTCCCAAATAGATCGCCCTACGTGTATTGTATGCACCCACTCTACCATCCACACTAAATATGCATCTAATTCGGGTCTAAATCCATCAGGCTCTGCAGAAAGAAATTCAGCCGGAGATACATTCTTTTCCCAGGTATTCTTGTTCACTACTCTTGCTACTTCTGCTGCTAATGACCTTACAACTAACGAGGAATCCTCGACTGTTCCATCAACTACAATCCTTGCCTCAAATCTTGCTCTCAGCGCTAATTCCTCTGTTCCAGGATCTTTTCCCGATTCTAAACTCACAAGCTCTACAAATACCGCTGGCGCTACTAATTCTTTCCTTATTGCTGGATAAATTTCACATGTCTGTATAGACGATATTTCTCTCTTCAGCGTAGTGCAGATTGCATTATGCAAATCTTTAAAATTCATACATTTCTTGTAATATCACGTTCAAAGAACTTTTTAAACACTTCCTCAACCTCATAATTAACAAGATTCTCTATTATCCTTGAAGCTTCAGGTTCCAGTGCTAATTTTACCTCTTGTATTGGCAAAGCTGTTCTTCCTTCACGCTTAAAAATACCGCTATTTCCTTTTGGCATAACTGCCGCAAATCCTCCTATAAATTGGTGCTTTCCTACTTTCGATCCTCTTCTTGTTTTTTGTATTTTGCTAATTGTCGATGCTCTAATGTCATAGAGATTCGCTCTAATTAACACGTCTAATCTGCTAATTTTCGCCTTAAAAATTCTTAATCTCTTTCTTATCAAACTTAATTTTATCTTCTTTTCCTCACTGATTTCCTTAGCTGCTTTTGCTTTTAACCATAGTGCTGTTCTATTTAGTGCTTTTATAGCTGCCAGTTTTACTTTCTGCTCTTTTCCGTCAATATTGGAGATTATTTCATTAATATTGTTACTAGTTTTAATATTAAACACTTTCTATTGCCTCAATTTTCCATATTTTACCTGAAGAATCTTTCAATGGTGGTTCAAAAATCTTGTAGAACCTTTTTTCAATCTTGATATAATCGCCTGTGCTAAAGGAAGTAACGTCCTGATCACGTATTTCTATAGAAGCAATTTGCTGAGTTAATGCTCCATCTGCACCTAAAGAGTACGTAGTGTCGGGACGTTTAATTAGCACTTTTATTTTTCGAATACCCTCCTTATTTTTATTACAATATGTGGCTTCCACTCCTAGATACTCAAAACAATCTTCTAGTAATCTCTCTATATTCATCAACTAGAACTAATTTTTACTAGTACTCCAGGTCTGTGGCACATTGGTAAAGGATTTGACTGAGTATGTAAATCGGTCCCTCTATCAAATCTTCTTGGCTCTTGCTTTGCGTATAATGGCTGTCCAAGCGTATTTACTGTCTCATTAAAGTCCGCTGGTGCAAAATATGTCGTAAATGTGCTTGCTGTACCAAGTGGAAAACAGTGTCCTGTATCTCTTTCTATAAATCTTCTTACAGTTCCTTCAGGGTCG
The nucleotide sequence above comes from Wolbachia endosymbiont of Oedothorax gibbosus. Encoded proteins:
- a CDS encoding ankyrin repeat domain-containing protein; translation: MNGGASSKKNKKLINILNQLESGSKLLSDHKSLIERIKKRLQAGADPNVPNEKDGKTLLHYAAENNWLQVIELLLQKRANPNVQDQSGKIPFEYATEDKCCQALKGSSYDLDNSRKNEENLPTPDGSVGESGDSRENEKNPANSPNNDNLTFTDQQTSSESPEVINSSDSENSEDSSDCDNRDNNISRLNNLAYESIVNKNNKQIHEYDFKAKIKDGYFCIEYPQDSIIEPAKILNNEKAKELNLKVGTLKIGESKVRVESIDGKRNYTDILGSIKMSFTTEAGEISIYLHPSEKDSNKIEVEIDKESEARLNKLKAEKKSLGENCLLGRKSVLKAIEDKGFEKNGSVSTKTTKDDPSTDLMQPRPEQAAREKSNSPTR
- a CDS encoding IS982 family transposase, whose translation is MKKDITELYCCVEDFCRAVDDNFANRFLSNGKKPTRVPEIAHSEILTIILLYHKSPCKNFKAFYLCYLQLFYRSEFSKLPSYHRFIALKPRVLWYLALLLQWFCEQAKMTGISYIDSTSIAVCHRKRISRNKVFKGLAELGKNTYGWFFGFKLHVVINEIGEIQGVTLTRGNVDDRKPVPTLTKKLTGLLFGDKGYIKKELFEKLFDRGLKLVTKVKKGMKNALISLKEKILLGKRSIVETVFGCLKNKFELEHTRHRSTVNFLVHIFSTLISYSMQSKKPCISQLYFVG
- a CDS encoding IS982 family transposase, coding for MKKDITELYCCVEDFCRAVDDNFANRFLSNGKKPTRVPEIAHSEILTIILLYHKSPCKNFKAFYLCYLQLFYRSEFSKLPSYHRFIALKPRVLWYLALLLQWFCEQAKMTGISYIDSTSIAVCHRKRISRNKVFKGLAELGKNTYGWFFGFKLHVVINEIGEIQGVTLTRGNVDDRKPVPTLTKKLTGLLFGDKGYIKKELFEKLFDRGLKLVTKVKKGMKNALISLKEKILLGKRSIVETVFGCLKNKFELEHTRHRSTVNFLVHIFSTLISY
- a CDS encoding baseplate assembly protein W, with the translated sequence MTICCWHTYLHYYKSLFYLIWTIMKSTIVDKPVNRDLTLEIYAATAEALGKFERRFKLEKVKIAEVKEGRVTLNLEGVYLSEGKFININGVVV
- a CDS encoding IS630 family transposase (programmed frameshift); translation: MPAAYSYDLRKKAMEALDEGESRETVAARFKIGRTTLWEWQQRRKETGDFQSKKLGNGGYNHKITDWDAFAKFARENGGKTLLEMAKLWSNVSIQTIHRALKKIGFTRKKKTYGYKERSEEKRAKFLKIIATKEPKNLVYIDESGIDNTEDYPYGYCQKGQRFYALKSGKKTQRISMIAALSERKIVAPLTFEGHCNMDIFNGWFEQFLIPTLEPGQTVILDNATFHKSDKIIKLAKGIGAEILYLPPYSPDFNKIEHHWFAIKNRVRKNIPLFKSFRHAVDSAFL
- a CDS encoding PAAR domain-containing protein — its product is MNKGIVRLGDYCGEAIPHFCISGSNNVFVNGKSICRQGDSFSEGKVMIQVSKTVFANGLSVGRVGDIVSCGFKVIKGSESVFAK
- a CDS encoding phage baseplate assembly protein V: MLENNFAISELQRKLANIVRIGVVEEIDYEKAKVRVKIGEFLTDYLPWITSKAGKDRDWCPPDIDEQVVILSPLGELSLGVVLLGIYQQKYSAPENKKEVSSLTFQDGTKLSYDKDKHHLEIEVVDKITLKAGESSIEMTKSGIKLKAERIDLN
- a CDS encoding phage tail protein, yielding MNEIISNIDGKEQKVKLAAIKALNRTALWLKAKAAKEISEEKKIKLSLIRKRLRIFKAKISRLDVLIRANLYDIRASTISKIQKTRRGSKVGKHQFIGGFAAVMPKGNSGIFKREGRTALPIQEVKLALEPEASRIIENLVNYEVEEVFKKFFERDITRNV